The bacterium genomic interval GCTTAACACTTCTGCACGTCTTGCCTTGATGACTTCATCAAGTAGAACAGACATCCTCTCGTAATACTTTGGATTGGTCGGCTTCTCATCGACAATTAGTTTTCGGACGTTATTCTCAATAGTTTCCGCTACTGCTTGTTTATCCTTTCGAATACCCTTTGGAAGATTATCAATGGCACCGACACCACTTTTAACGATCATTTCTACGAGTGTTAAATCATCAAATGCCGAAATCACTTCTCCATCTCCTGCACCCACGTACGCATCAATTAAATGCCTCATAGCTGGCTCATACGCTTTAAGATCGATGTAATCACCACTGGCAAGTTTGACCTCAGCACGTACAGTCTCGTAGTGCTTAACGTCGGCTATGATTTCCTCAGTTTGTTTTGCTGAGTATCCGACCTCAGTCATTTCATTAGCGATCTCTGCGTAAGCACGAATCAAGGAAGAAGTTAGCTTGTATAGGGTAACTCTCTTCTGCTCGTTCTCTTCGACTTGATTTTCATCCCCTAGATTGTCGCCACAGAAATAATCGAGGTAGTTTTTAGTTTCATACGGTGGAACAACAGGTTCACAGAGGATCTTAATGGACTCCAAGGCATTATCGAGTCGTTCCCGTGCCTTCTCCAATCTGTCATTAAGTAAACCCTTTACGTCATCTGGATCGTAATCATCGAAAGCTTCTGATGTGTAATCATTGATCGATCTTTCCAGGCTCTTAAAGAGATCCTTATAATCGATCACATATCCATATTCTTTGTCTTCACCGTCTAATCGATTGACCCGACAGATAGCCTGAAAAAGACCGTGATCCTGCATTTTCTTATCAATATAGAGATACGTTGCAGGTGGTGCATCAAATCCAGTTAGAAGCTTATCTACCACGATAAGAAGCTTCATCTGTGCGGGTTCATCGGTAAACTTCTTCTTTACTTCGTCTTCAAATACGTCTGGATCTTTTCCGCCCAGCATCTTGTTGTAAATTTCATATTGGCGAAGTCGTTCGGTTAATTCTTCTTCGCCTGTACTCTCTCCCTTGATGTCGTTCTTGGTGGGCTTGTAAGAGGTAACGATAGCGCACTTGGTAAAGCCATTATTAATAAACAGTTCGTAGTATTTACACGCTTGATAGATGCTACCCGAAACCAACATGGCGTTGCCTCGACCATTTTGAAGTCGATCTTTTGTCGCCATGTCGAACATGATCTCGCCAACGATCTTACTGAGCCTGTCTTGAGAACTTAGGACTTTGTTTAAAGTTCCCCAGCGTTTTTTAAGTTCGGTTTTTGCAAAATCAGTTAGTCCTTTGGTCTTTGCCTCGAACCATTGATCGATCTTTGCAGGTGAAGTTATATGCTGATCGATTTTCCGTGCTTCATACCTAAGATCAAGCACGACCTTATCGGCAACGGCTTCATCAAATTTGTAGGTATCAATATATGGTCCAAATACTTCGATGCTCTTTTGCTTATCCTTTCGTAGTAGTGGCGTTCCAGTAAAACCGATCAACATTGCATGAGGTAGAAGCGTGGTCATCGCCTTATGAAGCTTGCCCGACTGCGTCCGATGACACTCATCTACAAGAACATAGATGTCACCCTTTGCTTTGAAGTCTTTGGGTAGACTATTGATCAGTTCTTCAAGGTAAGAGTCGTAATCAGGCTCTTCATTTCTTCCGAACTTATGGATTAACGAGCAAAGCAAAAATGGTGTTGGTGCATTCAATTTCTCTACGAGATCCCGCCCACTTTTGGTTCTGTAGATAGTTTCACTTACACCTGTGAATACCTTTTCAATCTGCTTATCTAGTTCATCACGATCTGTGATCACCAACACACGTGAATCAGGAACATTCTCCCTAATCCACTTGGCAAGCCATATCATCGTAAGGCTCTTACCACTCCCTTGACTGTGCCAGATGATTCCGCCTTCACGACGGCGAACACTTTCCTGTGCTGCTCGAACGCCAAAATATTGGTGATGTCGTGGAAGCTTTTTAATGCCCCGATCAAAGACAATGAAGTCGTGGATAATTTCAAGAATACGCATCTTGTCACATAGAAGTGCGAGATGCCGATCTAATGAAGTATCCGATTCACCACGCTCTTTCCAGGTCAGGAAATACTTCTCTGGGGTTTCGATAGTTCCATATCTCAATCCTTCAGTATCGTTGCCAGCCATTACAAGCTGAATCGTTGCAAAGAATGGCTTTATAAAGATTGATTTTTGATTATCAAGATTTTGGCGAATGCCCTCAGATACAGATATTGTGCTTCGCTTTAATTCTAAAATCGCGATTGCGATCCCGTTTACATAAAGAACAACATCAGGGCGTTTTGTGCTCTCTCCTTTGACTGTAACTTCCTCTGCGATTGCAAAGTCATTTGCTTCTGGATTGTCCCAGTCAATGAGATGTACCGTCTTTTTAATATCACCAGCATCTTCCTTGAGAGGAATGCCGTAACGTAAAAGCCCATAAACGTCTTTATTGAGGTCATAAAGTGTCTTGCTTTGATTGCCAGCTACCTTCTGTAATTCTGCAATCGCTCGGTTTACAATTACTGGGGTGTGCTTCTGATTCTTAGATATGAATGATCTCAATAATTCAGGTTCTATTGGGCTGTTTCTTTCACCATCATGCCAATCACCAAGGTAGGTATAATCCAGCGTGTTTTGAAAGAGTTTAACGACTCTTTGCTGTGTCCTTTTTTCTCTTTGTCCTACCTTGCTCATATCAAACCTTCACCAATTTGAAGCTAATCTGATAACGGTAAAAGGATATGGATGAGACAGCCATTAAAGCCCGTCTGATTCGTTGATCATCTTCTAACGCTATAATTACTCCAGATACTTGTTGCCCATCTTCTGCCAACTCTTCTTGTACATAGCCCATGTAACGAAGGGTCTGTCCAACAACGACATCACTTGCACGACCTTTCTTTAATTCCACTACAAGAAGCTTTTTCTTGTCTTTGCTGATAGCAAGAATATCAACTGGTCCTGTGTCAGTGGGATACTGTTGACCAACGCACTCACCATCTTCTTCATAGATGTCGTAAGTCTTTCCTAATTCTGTTTGTGACCAGTTTTGCACCAAGAAATCTTCAAGATGCTTCTCCATTGCAAATGCAGATGGATCTTCTACCGTTTCATCGGTTGAGATAAGCGAAGTGGCAGATACTCCACCAAGTAGCCTTTCAATTTCTTCACCATAGGTTGAGATATTACAAACTGTTCCTATTGAACCTGCAGAGTTCTTGAGAGGAGTGCTTAAATCGCTTCTGTCTATGGTCTGATTAAACCATCGGACTGCACGACGATGAGGCAGAATCTCGCCTGGATGATATTCATAATTCCCAGTCACTTCACCAACTCTGTATCTGCCACTTCCATCTGGGCATAATACGAGGTCGCCGATCTTAATTCCCTTTGCTACCGTCCAAAGCATTCCACAGGCTAGTCCAGCACCGATCTTGGTTTTATCGGGATGGGCTTCCAAAAAGATTGGAATGAATTCCTGGTTAAACTCACGCCACTCATCTGGAAGTTTATTTGAAAGATTTTGAGTGATC includes:
- a CDS encoding DUF91 domain-containing protein; amino-acid sequence: MKNYYRVMLGKKSAHAEACLAGSFIGADFGITQNLSNKLPDEWREFNQEFIPIFLEAHPDKTKIGAGLACGMLWTVAKGIKIGDLVLCPDGSGRYRVGEVTGNYEYHPGEILPHRRAVRWFNQTIDRSDLSTPLKNSAGSIGTVCNISTYGEEIERLLGGVSATSLISTDETVEDPSAFAMEKHLEDFLVQNWSQTELGKTYDIYEEDGECVGQQYPTDTGPVDILAISKDKKKLLVVELKKGRASDVVVGQTLRYMGYVQEELAEDGQQVSGVIIALEDDQRIRRALMAVSSISFYRYQISFKLVKV
- a CDS encoding HsdR family type I site-specific deoxyribonuclease, whose translation is MSKVGQREKRTQQRVVKLFQNTLDYTYLGDWHDGERNSPIEPELLRSFISKNQKHTPVIVNRAIAELQKVAGNQSKTLYDLNKDVYGLLRYGIPLKEDAGDIKKTVHLIDWDNPEANDFAIAEEVTVKGESTKRPDVVLYVNGIAIAILELKRSTISVSEGIRQNLDNQKSIFIKPFFATIQLVMAGNDTEGLRYGTIETPEKYFLTWKERGESDTSLDRHLALLCDKMRILEIIHDFIVFDRGIKKLPRHHQYFGVRAAQESVRRREGGIIWHSQGSGKSLTMIWLAKWIRENVPDSRVLVITDRDELDKQIEKVFTGVSETIYRTKSGRDLVEKLNAPTPFLLCSLIHKFGRNEEPDYDSYLEELINSLPKDFKAKGDIYVLVDECHRTQSGKLHKAMTTLLPHAMLIGFTGTPLLRKDKQKSIEVFGPYIDTYKFDEAVADKVVLDLRYEARKIDQHITSPAKIDQWFEAKTKGLTDFAKTELKKRWGTLNKVLSSQDRLSKIVGEIMFDMATKDRLQNGRGNAMLVSGSIYQACKYYELFINNGFTKCAIVTSYKPTKNDIKGESTGEEELTERLRQYEIYNKMLGGKDPDVFEDEVKKKFTDEPAQMKLLIVVDKLLTGFDAPPATYLYIDKKMQDHGLFQAICRVNRLDGEDKEYGYVIDYKDLFKSLERSINDYTSEAFDDYDPDDVKGLLNDRLEKARERLDNALESIKILCEPVVPPYETKNYLDYFCGDNLGDENQVEENEQKRVTLYKLTSSLIRAYAEIANEMTEVGYSAKQTEEIIADVKHYETVRAEVKLASGDYIDLKAYEPAMRHLIDAYVGAGDGEVISAFDDLTLVEMIVKSGVGAIDNLPKGIRKDKQAVAETIENNVRKLIVDEKPTNPKYYERMSVLLDEVIKARRAEVLSYEEYLRKICELAKRAKNPESAGTYPSSLDSPAKRALYDNLDNDAGLALAVHEEVMATRKADWRDNLIKEREVKAAINRHVTDEENAEKIFKVVKKQYEY